In Paenibacillus sp. FSL R7-0345, a single window of DNA contains:
- a CDS encoding amino acid ABC transporter substrate-binding protein — translation MRRKGLWILLTVMIIAVIAGCSGSGNDDNKLVIGIDDKFAPMGFRDENNEIVGFDIDYAKAAAEKMGKEVTFQPIDWSAKESELNSGRIDMIWNGYTITDERKEKVLFTKPYLENSQVVVVLADSPLTTLTDLAGKELGLQSLSSAADALGASPIKAEVAGVSEFPDNVLALTDLKSGRLDGVVIDEVVARYYMSLEQNTYKLLDESLAPEQYGIGIKKDNQALLDELQKALDELSSDGTAAEISTKWFGENKVLN, via the coding sequence ATGAGACGCAAGGGACTATGGATTTTATTAACAGTAATGATTATAGCGGTGATCGCAGGCTGCTCCGGATCAGGAAATGATGATAATAAGCTGGTTATCGGAATTGATGATAAGTTCGCGCCGATGGGCTTCCGTGACGAGAACAATGAGATTGTCGGCTTCGATATTGACTACGCCAAGGCTGCTGCCGAAAAAATGGGCAAAGAGGTGACCTTCCAGCCAATCGACTGGTCGGCCAAGGAATCCGAGCTGAACAGCGGACGTATCGACATGATCTGGAACGGATATACGATTACCGATGAGCGCAAGGAAAAGGTACTGTTCACCAAACCTTACCTGGAAAACAGCCAGGTGGTAGTTGTGCTTGCCGATTCTCCCCTGACTACACTTACTGATCTTGCCGGCAAGGAGCTGGGACTTCAGAGCCTGTCGTCCGCAGCAGACGCACTGGGTGCCAGCCCGATTAAAGCAGAGGTTGCCGGTGTATCCGAGTTCCCGGACAACGTGCTTGCCCTGACGGATCTGAAATCAGGACGCCTTGACGGTGTAGTTATTGATGAAGTGGTAGCCAGATATTACATGTCCCTTGAGCAGAATACATACAAGCTGCTGGATGAATCTCTTGCCCCTGAGCAGTACGGTATCGGAATCAAGAAGGACAATCAGGCTTTACTGGATGAGCTGCAGAAGGCGCTTGATGAGCTGAGCAGTGACGGCACAGCCGCTGAAATCTCTACCAAATGGTTTGGCGAAAATAAAGTATTGAACTAG
- a CDS encoding amino acid ABC transporter ATP-binding protein, producing the protein MMSSIIEVKQLQKSFGSLDVLKQITFEVNPGEVVAVIGPSGSGKSTMLRSLVHLEEITGGSIFIHGKTLAENGKYAGTAEIRDITATMGMVFQHFNLFPHLTVRGNLELAPRTLKRESSQVISARSMELLTKVGLADKADVYPSMLSGGQKQRVAIARALMLNPDILLFDEPTSALDPELTGEVLKVIRQLAEEHMTMIIVTHEMNFARDVADRVFFMDNGEIAESGTPDQIFGNPKLERTRTFLKQE; encoded by the coding sequence ATTATGAGCAGTATTATTGAAGTGAAACAATTACAGAAATCCTTCGGCAGCCTGGATGTGCTGAAGCAAATTACTTTTGAAGTTAATCCCGGCGAGGTTGTGGCCGTGATCGGGCCTTCCGGCTCCGGTAAAAGCACCATGCTGCGCAGTCTCGTGCATCTGGAGGAGATCACCGGAGGAAGTATTTTCATCCACGGCAAAACGCTGGCCGAGAACGGTAAATATGCCGGCACAGCGGAGATAAGGGACATTACCGCGACGATGGGGATGGTGTTCCAGCATTTTAACCTGTTTCCGCATCTGACGGTACGGGGGAATCTGGAGCTGGCTCCCCGAACCTTGAAGCGGGAGAGCAGCCAGGTTATTTCAGCCAGAAGCATGGAGCTGCTCACCAAGGTAGGGCTGGCTGACAAGGCGGATGTCTATCCGTCCATGCTGTCAGGCGGGCAGAAGCAGCGGGTGGCGATTGCCAGAGCGCTGATGCTGAACCCGGACATTCTGCTGTTTGACGAACCGACCTCGGCGCTCGATCCCGAGCTCACAGGCGAGGTGCTGAAGGTCATCCGCCAGCTGGCCGAGGAGCATATGACGATGATCATCGTAACCCATGAGATGAACTTTGCCCGCGATGTGGCAGACCGGGTCTTCTTTATGGATAACGGGGAGATCGCCGAATCCGGCACGCCGGATCAGATCTTCGGCAATCCGAAGCTGGAGCGGACCCGGACTTTTTTGAAACAGGAGTAG
- a CDS encoding amino acid ABC transporter permease, producing MSIDYIIQIAGPMLEGARTTVLLFLIVIVLSIPLGMLVTLMAKSRMKPLAWLAHTYIYVMRGTPLLLQLLFFCFGLPQIPVIGEYLVMDRFAAAALGFILNYGAYFAEIFRGGLLSIDKGQHEAAKVLGLSKWQTLRKVILAQMFRVALPAVANESITLVKDTALLYAVAVPELLNYAKTAVNRDFTVTPFVVAGIIYLLMTLVLTLFFKLLEKRFKFE from the coding sequence ATGAGTATTGATTATATTATCCAGATTGCCGGGCCGATGCTGGAGGGGGCACGTACAACAGTGCTGCTGTTCCTGATCGTCATCGTCCTGTCCATCCCGCTCGGGATGCTGGTCACACTAATGGCCAAGAGCCGGATGAAGCCGCTGGCCTGGCTGGCCCATACTTATATTTATGTTATGCGCGGCACCCCGCTGCTGCTGCAGCTGTTGTTCTTCTGCTTTGGACTGCCGCAGATTCCGGTTATCGGCGAATATCTGGTCATGGACCGTTTTGCCGCAGCTGCCCTCGGCTTTATCCTGAATTATGGAGCCTATTTCGCAGAAATTTTCCGCGGCGGCCTGCTGTCCATTGATAAAGGACAGCATGAGGCGGCCAAGGTACTGGGTCTCAGTAAATGGCAGACACTGCGCAAGGTCATTCTCGCCCAGATGTTCCGGGTTGCCCTGCCGGCGGTGGCGAATGAGTCGATTACGCTGGTTAAAGACACAGCGCTGCTCTATGCTGTAGCCGTACCGGAGCTGCTGAATTATGCCAAGACAGCAGTGAACCGTGATTTCACAGTGACTCCGTTTGTTGTGGCAGGAATCATCTATTTGCTGATGACACTGGTGCTGACGCTGTTCTTCAAACTGCTGGAGAAACGTTTCAAATTTGAGTAG